One genomic segment of Gimesia sp. includes these proteins:
- a CDS encoding prolyl oligopeptidase family serine peptidase — MFRKLCSVALMLAWGLSGSHTSTAAEKLPEAQPADNPVLTKIEVKSTLDQSMQPSLIWAPKSAKSSPTPLFVFLHSWSGNYKQNNAKWLKEAQQRGWIYLHPNFRGVNQQPEACGSRLARQDILDAIDYVIQHYDVDQSRIYLAGSSGGGHMTMLMVGHHPDRFSAASAWVGISDLADWYRFHVKDGKPQRYAQMILKSLTAKPGTSQEVDAQYRDRSPLYWIANASEVPLDLNAGVTDGQTGSVPFMHTLKAYNQLAKKNNSPLITDAEMHQLWDQGKLTTPQSADETPDETYGRDIHLRRKSGQARVTIFEGGHEGLPEPACAWLSQQSRDTSSFGKGSD; from the coding sequence ATGTTCCGAAAATTATGTTCCGTCGCCCTGATGCTGGCCTGGGGTTTGTCTGGCAGTCATACATCGACCGCTGCAGAAAAGTTGCCTGAAGCACAGCCGGCGGACAATCCGGTTCTCACAAAGATTGAAGTCAAAAGCACGCTGGATCAGAGCATGCAGCCATCTCTCATCTGGGCGCCGAAGTCTGCCAAATCCAGTCCCACACCATTGTTTGTCTTCCTGCATTCCTGGAGTGGCAATTATAAGCAGAACAACGCCAAGTGGCTTAAAGAGGCACAACAACGCGGATGGATTTACCTGCATCCCAATTTCCGGGGCGTCAATCAGCAGCCGGAAGCCTGTGGTTCTCGACTGGCTCGACAGGACATTCTCGATGCGATCGACTATGTCATTCAACACTATGATGTCGATCAGTCGCGAATCTACCTGGCGGGTTCTTCGGGGGGCGGACACATGACAATGCTCATGGTTGGTCATCATCCGGATCGTTTCTCTGCCGCCTCAGCCTGGGTCGGCATCAGTGATCTCGCAGACTGGTATCGCTTCCACGTCAAAGATGGTAAACCCCAGCGGTACGCCCAGATGATTCTCAAGTCGCTGACTGCCAAACCGGGAACCAGTCAAGAGGTAGATGCCCAGTATCGTGACCGCTCCCCTTTGTACTGGATTGCGAATGCCAGTGAAGTACCGCTGGATCTCAACGCCGGTGTCACTGATGGCCAGACCGGTTCCGTGCCCTTCATGCATACACTGAAGGCCTACAATCAGTTGGCGAAAAAGAATAACAGCCCCCTAATTACTGATGCAGAAATGCATCAATTGTGGGATCAGGGGAAACTCACAACGCCTCAGTCTGCCGATGAGACCCCTGACGAAACTTACGGCCGCGATATTCATCTCCGTCGCAAGTCGGGGCAGGCCCGCGTCACCATTTTTGAAGGGGGGCATGAAGGATTACCGGAACCAGCCTGCGCCTGGCTGTCGCAGCAGTCTCGTGATACTTCCAGCTTTGGAAAAGGGTCAGACTGA
- the mazG gene encoding nucleoside triphosphate pyrophosphohydrolase: MTDSVPPARYENTQGSSAPLPGTPPDYSILTPAFEKLCDVIARLRSPEGCPWDRAQTLETIKPYTLEETYELLEAIDSGNDQHIIEELGDLLLQIVLDSQIAADEGRFDLTHVVDGLTRKMIERHPHVFGDVSAETPDEVRKNWDQIKDQEKQRHSIFDGLPEALPALARASRVAEKAAKVGYDFPHRDMLFDKLREEIQELADELFPDGRLPETPATVEAEVIADQELDDPELQARVEGELGDILFVVANIARRWKINPEEALRKSNRKFQARVQKIEQALEAEGRSIQEATLQEMEAIYQAVKQQERAQR, encoded by the coding sequence ATGACAGATTCTGTCCCCCCAGCCCGATACGAGAACACTCAGGGTAGCTCTGCTCCCCTGCCGGGTACTCCTCCCGATTATAGCATTCTAACCCCCGCCTTTGAAAAGCTTTGCGACGTGATTGCCCGACTGCGATCGCCGGAAGGCTGTCCCTGGGACCGGGCACAGACGCTGGAAACGATCAAACCCTATACCCTGGAGGAGACTTACGAACTGCTGGAAGCCATCGACTCGGGTAATGATCAGCATATCATCGAAGAACTCGGGGATCTGCTGCTGCAGATTGTTCTCGACTCGCAGATCGCGGCGGACGAGGGTCGGTTTGATTTAACCCACGTGGTTGATGGTTTGACCCGTAAGATGATTGAACGTCATCCGCATGTGTTCGGTGACGTGAGTGCGGAAACGCCGGATGAAGTCCGCAAAAACTGGGATCAGATCAAAGACCAGGAAAAACAGCGACACTCGATCTTTGATGGCCTGCCCGAGGCACTGCCGGCATTGGCTCGTGCATCGCGGGTCGCGGAGAAAGCGGCCAAGGTGGGTTATGATTTTCCTCACCGCGACATGCTGTTTGATAAGCTGCGGGAAGAAATCCAGGAACTGGCAGACGAACTGTTTCCTGATGGACGACTGCCTGAAACACCAGCCACCGTGGAAGCGGAAGTCATTGCGGACCAGGAACTGGACGATCCGGAGCTGCAGGCCCGGGTGGAAGGCGAACTGGGAGACATCCTGTTTGTGGTCGCGAACATTGCCCGTCGCTGGAAGATCAACCCGGAAGAAGCCCTGCGAAAGAGTAACCGCAAGTTTCAGGCGCGGGTCCAGAAAATCGAACAGGCCCTGGAAGCGGAAGGCCGCTCGATCCAGGAAGCGACATTGCAGGAGATGGAAGCTATCTACCAGGCAGTCAAACAGCAGGAACGTGCACAGCGCTGA